The Pseudomonas protegens genome contains the following window.
CGCGGTTGACGATCACCGTCTGCAGGTCCTGGCGGGCGATGTCCAGTTGCGCCTGGGCCTGGGCCACGGCGGCGACAGTCTGGGCATTGGCCGCGCGGGTCACGTCCAGCTCGCGCTGGGACACTGAACCGTCGGCGATCAGCGCCTGGTTGCGTTGCAGGTCGGCCGCGCTCTTGCGCGCCTGGGCCTGGCTATCGGCCAGGGCGGCCTGGCGCAGCTTGATGGTGGCTTCGGCGCTGTTGCGCTGTTGCAGGGCATTGGCCAGGGCCGCCTTCTGCACCGCCAGTTGCGCCAGGGACTGGTCCAGGCGCTGCTGGTAGATACGGTCGTCGAGGCGCACCAGCAGGTCGCCGGCCTTGACCTGTTGGAAGTCCTGCACTGGCACCTCGAACACGTAGCCGCTGAGCTGCGGGCCGATGATGGTCACTTGCCCGCGCACCAGGGCGTTCTCGGTGCTTTCGATGGCGCTGGAAAACGGCGGCAGCTGCCAGGCGTAGAGCACGATCAGCACGCCGACGATGGCGATGGCGGCAAAGCCCAGGGACGAGAGGATGCGCACCGCCAGCGGTCGCGGCTCGGTCGCCGGAATACTCGGCGGACCGTTGGGCTCGGGAGTCGAGGCGATGGCGTTGGTGGTGGGGTTGACGGTTTCGCTCATGAACTTGGGGCACCACTTTGTTGAACGGGAGCCGCGGGCGCGACCGCTCGGGTCGTGCTCATCAGCCACAGGCTGCGGATGAAGATCCAGAGCATGGTGAGCACGGCAATCACCGCGATCAGCATGAATACATCGTTATAGGCCAGCACGTTGGCCTCGCGGGTGGCCGCAGTGGCCAGGCTGCGAATGCCTTGCAGGGTGCGCAGGTCCGGGTCGGCAATCACCTTGCCGTAGGCCGCGCC
Protein-coding sequences here:
- a CDS encoding HlyD family secretion protein — translated: MSETVNPTTNAIASTPEPNGPPSIPATEPRPLAVRILSSLGFAAIAIVGVLIVLYAWQLPPFSSAIESTENALVRGQVTIIGPQLSGYVFEVPVQDFQQVKAGDLLVRLDDRIYQQRLDQSLAQLAVQKAALANALQQRNSAEATIKLRQAALADSQAQARKSAADLQRNQALIADGSVSQRELDVTRAANAQTVAAVAQAQAQLDIARQDLQTVIVNRGSLEAAVASAEAAVELARIDLSNTRILAPRDGQLGQIGVRLGAYVNSGAQLMALVPNQLWVIANMKETQMDNVRVGQPVSFTVDALNHRTFSGKVQRISPATGSEFALLQADNATGNFVKIAQRVPVRISVDPDQPELERLRPGLSVVVSIDTSQ